Within Halorubrum lacusprofundi ATCC 49239, the genomic segment CTCCGCGCCGCCGACAGGACCGTGCCGGACCGTCCCGTCGACGGGAACCCTCGGAACCTCGTCCGCCGTGACGGCGACCGTTTCCGGTGTGGGGGTGGCCGCGTGAGCGACGGTCGCGACGGGGCTCCCGAGGAACGGGACGACGCTGGCGACGGTGAGTCCGTCGACGGTGCCGCCTCGCTAGACGGTGGTCACGCCTCGGCGACGCCGTCGACGCATACGGTGCGGCTCGAACTCGTCGACGAGCCCGGACAGCTGCTCGCCGCGCTCCACCCGATCGCCGACAACGGGGGGAACCTCCTCTCCATCTACCACGAGCGGGGGAACAAGACCCCCCGTGGTCGGATCCCGGTCGAGGTCGACTTCGAGGCAACCCCGGAGCGCTTCGAGGGGATCGTCGAGGCCCTCCGGAGCGAGGGTGTGAACGTGATGCAGGCGGGGACGGAGCGGTACGCCGAGGAGGTGACGCTACTTCTCTTCGGTCACCTCATCGACACGGACCTGTCGGACACGCTCTCGCGGATCGAGGCCTGCGAGTCGGCGTCCGTCGCCGACGTGTCGCTGGCGGCACCACAGGGGACCGAGGAGGTGTCAAGCGCCCGGCTTCGCCTGGAGGCCCGCGCCGGAGAGACGGAGACGGCGCTTGCGGCGGTCCGGGAACTGGCCGCTGAGAAGAACCTCCGTCTGGTCGAGCCGCTCACGGGGGTGGAGGCGTGAAACTCGCCGTTATCGGTGCGGGCGCGGTCGGTCGCTCGGTCGTCGATCTAGCGGGCGAGTACGGCCACGAGGTCGTCGCGGTAGCGGACTCGTCGAGCGCGGTCGTCGCGGACGGATCTGACGGTCGGGACGCCGGCGTCGACTCCGACGCGGTCGTGGCTCGCAAGGCCGAGCGAGGGATCGTCGGTGACGACGACCCGGACGACGCGCTGGCAGCCGACTACGACGCGCTGGTGGAGGCGACGCCGACGACGCTTGGCGACGCCGAGCCCGGTTTCTCGCACGTCCGGACCGCCTTGGAGCGCGACCGCCACGCCGTGCTCGCGAACAAAGGACCAGTCGCGGAGCGGTTCGGCGACCTGCGGGCGCTCGTCGCCGACAGCGCGGGCGACATCCGGTTCGAGGCGACCGTCGGGGGCGCTATTCCCGCGGTGTCGACCGTCGAGGATATCGAGCCCGGCCACGTCACCGCGGTTCGAGGCGTGCTCAACGGGACGGCGAACTTCATCCTCACCCGGATGGCCGCCGAGGGGCTCGACTACGACCACGTCCTCGCGGAGGCGCAAGATCTCGGCGTCGCGGAGGCCGACCCCTCCTTCGACGTGGACGGTACCGACGCGGCGCTCAAGTGCGTGATCCTCGCGAACGTGCTGTCGTTCGGCGCGGCCGACGACCCGGACGACGCCCGAGAATTCTCCCTCGACGACGCCGCTGTCGAGGGGATCCGCGACGTGCCCGGCTCCGCGCTCCGGCTCGCGGCCGAAGACGGCCGGACCGTCCGGCTCATCGGCGAGGCGACCGAGGAGACCGTCCGTGTCGCGCCCCGGCTCGTCCCCGAGAACGGGACGCTCGCGGTCTCCGGGACGCAGAACATCGTCCAGATCGAGACCACCCACGCCGGCCGGCTCAACATTTCCGGACGGGGTGCTGGCGGCCCGGAGACGGCGAGTGCGGTGCTCGGAGACGTGGGTCGGCTACAGTAGGTCGCTTCGCTATCGAGCTGCGTCAGCGCGACCTGGCACACGAAACCGGACCGTGTGTCGCTCTCCCGTGCCCCGCGTTGTCGAGAATCGCCCGACGGCGTCGCGATTGTCTGTGGGCCGTATCGAAACCGTTTTAGTGGAATCTACCGAAACTTACTCACAGAGCGCCTTAGCGCGTGATTACCCCATGAGTGACAAACCGCACCAGAACCTGGCCATTATCGGCCACGTCGACCACGGCAAGAGTACGCTCGTGGGTCGCCTCCTCTTCGAGACGGGGAGCGTCCCCGAGCACGTAATCGAGCAGCACCGCGAGGAAGCCGAAGAGAAGGGCAAAGGCGGCTTCGAGTTCGCCTACGTGATGGACAACCTCGCCGAGGAGCGCGAGCGTGGCGTCACGATCGACATCGCCCACCAGGAGTTCGACACGGACAACTACTACTTCACCATCGTCGACTGCCCGGGCCACCGTGACTTCGTGAAGAACATGATCACGGGCGCCTCCCAGGCCGACAACGCGGTGCTCGTCGTCGCGGCCGACGACGGCGTCGCGCCCCAGACCCGAGAGCACGTGTTCCTGGCCCGCACGCTGGGTATCAACGAGATCATCATCGGCGTCAACAAGATGGACCTTGTCGACTACAAGGAGTCCTCGTACGACCAGGTCGTCGAGGAAGTCAACGACCTCCTCAACCAGGTCCGCTTCGCCACCGACGACACGACGTTCGTGCCGATCTCGGCGTTCGAGGGCGACAACATCTCCGAGGAGTCCGAGAACACACCTTGGTACGACGGCCCCACCCTGCTGGAGTCGCTCAACGACCTGCCGGAGTCCGAGCCGCCGACGGACGCGCCGCTCCGACTCCCCATCCAGGACGTTTACACCATCTCCGGCATCGGGACTGTCCCCGTAGGACGCGTCGAGACCGGTATCCTCAACATCGGCGACAACGTCTCCTTCCAGCCGTCCGACGTGGGCGGCGAAGTGAAGACGGTCGAGATGCACCACGAGGAAGTGCCCAAGGCCGAGCCCGGTGACAACGTCGGATTCAACGTCCGCGGTCTCGGCAAGGACGACATCCGTCGCGGTGACGTCTGTGGTCCCGCCGACGACCCGCCGAGCGTCGCCGAGACGTTCAAGGCGCAGGTCGTCGTCATGCAGCACCCCAGCGTCATCACCGCCGGCTACACGCCGGTCTTCCACGCCCACACGGCGCAGGTCGCCTGTACGATCGAGGAGATCAACCAGAAGATCGACCCCGCGTCGGGTGAGGTCGCCGAGGAGAACCCGGACTTCATCAAGTCCGGCGACGCCGCGGTCGTCACCGTGCGCCCGCAAAAGCCGCTCAGCATCGAGCCGTCCGGCGAGATTCCGGAACTCGGCAGCTTCGCCATCCGCGACATGGGTCAGACCATCGCGGCCGGCAAGGTGCTCGAAGTCAACGAGCGATAATCGATGCAGCAGGCACGCGTCCGCCTCGCCGGCACGAGCCCCGAGGACCTCGACGACATCTGCGCCGACGTCCGCGAGATCGCGGACTCGACGGGGGTTGCCCTGTCAGGCCCGATCCCGCTACCGACGAAGACGCTCGAGATCCCGTCGCGAAAGTCCCCGGACGGTGAGGGGACGGCGACGTGGGAGCACTGGGAGATGCGCGTCCACAAGCGTCTGATCGACATCGACGCCGACGAACGCGCGCTCCGTCAGCTCATGCGCGTCCAGGTGCCCAACGACGTTAGCATCGAGATCGTTCTCGAAGACTAAGCGCTAGGGCGTCCGTTCACACGTTCTCTTCGTTTTCTTTCGCGCTCGCTAGCGCCGTCGCCGTCGTTCGTCGCTCGACTCGGACACGGTCTGACACGCCCGTAGCGAGATCACTGCACGTCGAGCAATCCCGCGCGCCCGGTAACGAGCCCGCAGAACGCGCCGGTCGCGTGAGCGATCAGCGCGACGCCCGGCGCCGCTGTCGTCGCGGTGAGGACGAGAGCAGCCAGTCCGAACAGCGCGAACTGCGCACGGGTGGAGAGCCGCAGCCGGTCGAACAGTGTCGCGCTCACGACGTTGCTCGCGAGGAGGTAGCCACCGAGCCCGAAGACGGCGCCGCTCAGACCCAACACGGCGGTCTGGGGGCCGAGCAGTCCGCCGAGCGTCACCTGCGTGATTCCGGCGAGCGCACCCGTTCCGATCACGAACGCGTGGAATCGGAGACGGGTGGTCCGGCGCTCGACGAGCGGGCCGACGAGAAGCAGCGCGAGCGCGTTCGCCAGCAAGTGGCCGATTGACCCGTGTGCGTACACACTAGTGACGACGGTCCACGGCGCGACGGAGAGCGGCGTCGACAGCGCGAAGATCGCCGCGAGGTCGACGAGACGTAGCGCCCCCTGTGCGATCCCGACAAGCGACGCGATCGCGAGGGTTTCGAGGGTGGCACGCATGGGCAGACCGTTCACGCCGGACCGACTTAAGCGCGGTCGCGCCGGTCGGATCTCAGATTACGTTGTCGGGAGCGTGAGCCGCCGCCATCCGTTTGGCTTCGACCGCGTACCGCTCTCTATCGGCCGGATCGTTGACGGCTCCGACGTTCGCCGGGTCGGCGTCGACCGCGGCAGTGGTGTCCCGGATGTCGGTGAAGGAGGTGAGCGCACGCTCCTTCCGGAAATAGCGCTCGCCGTCGGTTGTGGCGTAGGTGAGGATCACCATGTTCTGCTCGTCGTCGGAATAGGTGCGCTCGACGAGCCACATTCGGATGGGCTTGGCGTCGGCGTCGGTCTCGGCATCGGTCATGTGCTATATTTCGAATTCTATGCACAAACGACTTCCGGCGATGTTGGGCGGTGGCAGATTGAGGTTCCAACCGATGCCAGTCCGAGTCTCCCGCTTGAAGTGACGGGGGACCGTCAGTGTTAAGTCATTTAGGCCGACCTAAACCAACGTATGCACGCTGAACACCCCCTCGAATGCCGTCAAACGGCCGCGGGCCGATGACTGGCGGCCGCGTTCGAGGCTGGATCCGAGGTCGCCTCTCGCGGAAGCGGCTCACGGTCGTCGGGACGCTCGCCGTTCTCGCGGTCGGCGTCGTCGTCGTGGTTCGAGCCCTCGACGCCGACGCGGTCGTGGCGGCCGCGGGAGCGGCCGATCCGACGCTTCTCGTCGTCGCCCTCGGCGTCTACGTCCTTTCGTGGCCAGTCCGTGGGCGCCGGTACGCCGATGTGCTCGCGGCCATGGGCCGCCGCTGCCGGACCGGATTCCTCACTGCGACCGTATTCGCCAGTCAGACCGCGAACCTGATCGTCCCCGCGCGGGCCGGCGACGGGGTCCGCGCGTACCTGCTCAAGGACCGGCGCGACGTGCCGTACCCGACCGGCGTCGCCTCGCTCGCTGTCGAGCGCGCGTTCGACCTCGTGGCGATCGGCGTCCTCGGGGGCGTCGCGCTCGCGTTCCTCCTTCTGACCGGTCGGTCGCCCGGCTCTGGCGACTCGGTCGGCACCGTCGCGCCGTCGACTGCGCTCGCGGCCGCGGCCGGTATCGCCGCCGTCGCCGCGACCGTCTCGGTCGCGACCGTCGCTGTTGCCCGGAGCGACCGGCGGTTCGGCCCCGCGCTCCGCGCTCAGACCGAGCATCCACGTCTCTCACGGGCCGTCGACGCCGTCGTCAGATTCGGCTCGTCGGTCCGGGTCGTCGCTGCCAATCCTCGACGCCTCGGTGCCGTGTTCCTCTGGAGCGCCGTCGTCTGGACGCTCGACGTCCTTACGGCCGTCCTCGTGCTCGCGGCGCTCACGGGCGGAATTGGGGTGTTCGTCCCGACGCCGACGCTGCTCGTCGTCGGCACGCTCGCGGTCAGCGTCGGCAACCTCGCGAAGGTGCTCCCGCTCTCGCAGGGCGGGATCGGGCTGTACGAGGCGGCGTTCACCGGACTTGTTGTGAGCACGACTGGCCTCCCCGTCGAGACGGCGCTCGCGGCGGCGATTCTCGATCACGCGCTGAAAAACGCGGTCACGCTCGCGGGCGGTGGGGTCGCCGCGCTCGCGCTCGGACTCTCACCGACGGCCGGCCCTGCAAGCGACGGCGACCCCAGACCGGAAGCCGTCTCCGGAGACGGGGCAGCGAACGCGGCCGGAGAGAGCGAGTTGTCGAATTCCGGACCGCCAGATTTTTAGGCTAACCTAAAAACTTTGCAGTATGGAAGAACGCCGTCCAGACGCCGCCAGCGGGGACATCTGTGTGATCGTCCCCACGATCCGTGAGTACGAGTGTCTCCGCGAGTACGTCGCGAACGCCCGGGAGCACGGGTTCGACGTCTCTCGGCTCCACTTCGTGCTCGTCACCGAGGACTTCTGTGACGTCGACGAGATGCAGTCCATGCTCGACGACCTCGGCGTCTCCGGCAAGGTATTCGACGGCAGTCGCCGTGAAGAGTGGTACGAGGCAAACGAGGTCGCGGAGTACGGTCACGTCGTTCCGGCTGCGAGCCACGCCGAGACCAGCTTCGGCCTGCTGTACATGTGGGCCGACGAGTCGTTCGAGTACGGGCTCTTCATCGACGACGATACGCTCCCCCACGACGACGAGGACTACTTCGGCCGCCACATGGAGAACCTCGGGTTCGAGGGCGCAATCGAGCGCGTCAGCTCCGACAAGCAGTGGGTGAACGTCCTCTACCAGAATGCCGACGAACACGGGCTCTACCCGCGCGGCTACCCGTATTCCGCGATGAACGAGACAGTGGAGACTGGTACTGTCGAGGTCGAGTCCGGCGAGGTCGTCGCCTCGCAGGGGCTGTGGACGAACGTCCCCGACCTCGACGCGGTCCGGATCCTGATGGACGGCGACCTGGAGGGGCAGGCGCAGACGCGGACGACCGCCGACGACTTCGGGAGCGACTTCGTCGCCGCCCGCGACAACTACCTCACCGTCTGCTCGATGAATCTCGCGTTCCGCCGCGAGGTGATCCCGGCGTTCTACCAGCTCCCGATGGACGACAACGAGTGGGAAGTCGGGCGATTCGACGACATCTGGAGCGGCGTGTTCTTAAAACGAGCCTGCGACGTACTCGGCAAGCGGATCTACAACGGCGGCCCGCTGTGTGAACACAACAAGGCCGCCCGGTCGACGTTCGACGACCTCCACAACGAGGTCGCCGGGCTCGAACTCAACGAGCACCTCTGGGAACTGATCGACGATGCTGGCGCTGATGCCGACGACTACGTCGCGGTGTACGACGCGATGGCCGATCGACTGACCGACAGCGAGTTTGACGAGTACCGGAACGGTGCGTTCTTCACCCACGTCGGCGAACACATGCGCGACTGGCTCGACTGCCTCGATGCGCTCCGCCGAACGCCGGCGGTTGCGGACGACTGAACCGACACCACTAAGACTATTTAGGTTAGCCTAAAACACATGACCAACTACCTACCAGACGGCGTAGACCGCCGGCAGTTCCTCGCAGCCACGGGCGCGCTCGGCGTCGCCGGCCTTGCCGGGTGTACGGGTGACGATACCGACGGCGGCAGCGGCAACAGCAGCGACGGCGGCGACGGCGGCGACGGCGGCGACGGATCGATCGGACAGATCGGTTCCGGGCGCGAAGGTCGCGGAGCCCCCGGTGGCATCCCGATGGCCGAGATGCCCGATCTGGAAGGCGAGCTCACGGTCTACTCCGGCCG encodes:
- the tuf gene encoding translation elongation factor EF-1 subunit alpha, with amino-acid sequence MSDKPHQNLAIIGHVDHGKSTLVGRLLFETGSVPEHVIEQHREEAEEKGKGGFEFAYVMDNLAEERERGVTIDIAHQEFDTDNYYFTIVDCPGHRDFVKNMITGASQADNAVLVVAADDGVAPQTREHVFLARTLGINEIIIGVNKMDLVDYKESSYDQVVEEVNDLLNQVRFATDDTTFVPISAFEGDNISEESENTPWYDGPTLLESLNDLPESEPPTDAPLRLPIQDVYTISGIGTVPVGRVETGILNIGDNVSFQPSDVGGEVKTVEMHHEEVPKAEPGDNVGFNVRGLGKDDIRRGDVCGPADDPPSVAETFKAQVVVMQHPSVITAGYTPVFHAHTAQVACTIEEINQKIDPASGEVAEENPDFIKSGDAAVVTVRPQKPLSIEPSGEIPELGSFAIRDMGQTIAAGKVLEVNER
- the rpsJ gene encoding 30S ribosomal protein S10 codes for the protein MQQARVRLAGTSPEDLDDICADVREIADSTGVALSGPIPLPTKTLEIPSRKSPDGEGTATWEHWEMRVHKRLIDIDADERALRQLMRVQVPNDVSIEIVLED
- a CDS encoding amino acid-binding protein yields the protein MSDGRDGAPEERDDAGDGESVDGAASLDGGHASATPSTHTVRLELVDEPGQLLAALHPIADNGGNLLSIYHERGNKTPRGRIPVEVDFEATPERFEGIVEALRSEGVNVMQAGTERYAEEVTLLLFGHLIDTDLSDTLSRIEACESASVADVSLAAPQGTEEVSSARLRLEARAGETETALAAVRELAAEKNLRLVEPLTGVEA
- a CDS encoding homoserine dehydrogenase — encoded protein: MKLAVIGAGAVGRSVVDLAGEYGHEVVAVADSSSAVVADGSDGRDAGVDSDAVVARKAERGIVGDDDPDDALAADYDALVEATPTTLGDAEPGFSHVRTALERDRHAVLANKGPVAERFGDLRALVADSAGDIRFEATVGGAIPAVSTVEDIEPGHVTAVRGVLNGTANFILTRMAAEGLDYDHVLAEAQDLGVAEADPSFDVDGTDAALKCVILANVLSFGAADDPDDAREFSLDDAAVEGIRDVPGSALRLAAEDGRTVRLIGEATEETVRVAPRLVPENGTLAVSGTQNIVQIETTHAGRLNISGRGAGGPETASAVLGDVGRLQ
- a CDS encoding rhomboid family intramembrane serine protease: MRATLETLAIASLVGIAQGALRLVDLAAIFALSTPLSVAPWTVVTSVYAHGSIGHLLANALALLLVGPLVERRTTRLRFHAFVIGTGALAGITQVTLGGLLGPQTAVLGLSGAVFGLGGYLLASNVVSATLFDRLRLSTRAQFALFGLAALVLTATTAAPGVALIAHATGAFCGLVTGRAGLLDVQ
- a CDS encoding lysylphosphatidylglycerol synthase transmembrane domain-containing protein, translating into MTGGRVRGWIRGRLSRKRLTVVGTLAVLAVGVVVVVRALDADAVVAAAGAADPTLLVVALGVYVLSWPVRGRRYADVLAAMGRRCRTGFLTATVFASQTANLIVPARAGDGVRAYLLKDRRDVPYPTGVASLAVERAFDLVAIGVLGGVALAFLLLTGRSPGSGDSVGTVAPSTALAAAAGIAAVAATVSVATVAVARSDRRFGPALRAQTEHPRLSRAVDAVVRFGSSVRVVAANPRRLGAVFLWSAVVWTLDVLTAVLVLAALTGGIGVFVPTPTLLVVGTLAVSVGNLAKVLPLSQGGIGLYEAAFTGLVVSTTGLPVETALAAAILDHALKNAVTLAGGGVAALALGLSPTAGPASDGDPRPEAVSGDGAANAAGESELSNSGPPDF